One Magnetospirillum sp. 15-1 DNA window includes the following coding sequences:
- a CDS encoding tetratricopeptide repeat protein produces MNMDQEMAKAIKLAQAGKLKPAIAILDGLVKAAPSAIPVRYNLALFLLMAGRHADAVAHLDRILAAQPGHAPSLFSKAKGLLALDRAAEALPLLERLAAGNDPESLLALGNALRSLSRMGEAAQAFRRLTKVAPGFAGGHINLGILLVSTADNEAAMAALDEAVRLHPGVAELQAMRGQVLLRLGRHGDAITALTTALTISPALAPAKGHLLRAYRETADWANEERLFAEIRAAILRGEVKGQLPLSTQDALFYPFTGEEMRRIAGLEAAFRVPGQPRPVLRPQPKPSPPLVVGYLSPDYREHATMHLAGDIFARHDRARVRPVAYSVGPDDGSGWRERMARDCEAFVDLSSLGDRAAAERIAADGVHILVDMSVFTRYARPGIAALRPAPIQAVWLGLAASSSAPWLDYAIVDPVLVPPAHRGHFSEKLILLPDTYQANLAWTPPAGPPPDRPALGLPEDRLVLCSFNGHRKLDRASFSLWLEILAELPDAVLWQLAPPQAARTRLEEAARQAGIDPARLIWAPSLPRPEHLARLPAADLFVDALVCGAHTTAADSLRMGVPLVTAAGSRLGSRVAASLLHALGLPELAVEDATALKTLAVGLGRDRARLAALRARLLELLPTSPAFDPTGFARHLEAGYEAAWACHAVGRKPEDIRLFK; encoded by the coding sequence ATGAATATGGATCAAGAGATGGCGAAGGCGATCAAGCTGGCCCAGGCGGGCAAGCTGAAGCCCGCCATCGCCATCCTCGACGGTCTGGTCAAGGCGGCGCCTTCGGCCATTCCGGTGCGCTACAATCTGGCGCTGTTCCTGCTGATGGCCGGGCGCCATGCCGATGCCGTGGCCCATCTCGACCGTATCCTGGCCGCCCAGCCGGGGCATGCGCCCTCGCTGTTCAGCAAGGCCAAGGGGTTGCTGGCGCTCGATCGCGCCGCCGAGGCCCTGCCCCTCCTGGAGCGTCTCGCCGCCGGCAACGATCCCGAAAGCCTGCTGGCGCTCGGCAACGCCCTGCGCTCGCTGAGCCGCATGGGCGAGGCCGCCCAGGCGTTCCGCCGCCTGACCAAGGTGGCGCCGGGTTTCGCCGGCGGCCACATCAATCTAGGCATCCTGCTGGTCTCCACGGCCGACAACGAGGCGGCGATGGCCGCCCTGGACGAAGCGGTGCGCCTGCATCCCGGCGTCGCCGAACTGCAGGCCATGCGCGGGCAGGTGCTGCTGCGTCTCGGCCGCCACGGCGACGCCATCACCGCCCTGACCACGGCGCTGACGATCAGTCCCGCCCTGGCTCCGGCCAAGGGCCACCTGTTGCGCGCCTATCGCGAGACCGCCGACTGGGCGAACGAGGAGCGGCTGTTCGCCGAAATCCGCGCCGCCATCCTGCGCGGCGAGGTCAAGGGGCAGTTGCCGCTGTCCACCCAGGACGCCCTGTTCTACCCCTTCACCGGCGAGGAGATGCGCCGCATCGCCGGGCTGGAGGCCGCTTTCCGGGTCCCCGGCCAGCCCCGGCCGGTTCTCCGCCCGCAGCCCAAGCCGTCGCCGCCCCTGGTGGTGGGCTATCTCTCGCCCGATTACCGCGAGCACGCCACCATGCATCTGGCCGGCGACATCTTCGCCCGCCACGACCGCGCCCGGGTGCGCCCCGTGGCCTATTCCGTCGGCCCCGACGACGGCTCGGGTTGGCGCGAAAGGATGGCACGGGATTGCGAGGCCTTCGTCGATCTCTCCTCCCTGGGCGACCGCGCCGCCGCCGAACGCATCGCCGCCGACGGGGTGCATATCCTGGTGGATATGTCGGTGTTCACCCGCTATGCCCGACCCGGCATCGCCGCCCTGCGGCCGGCCCCCATCCAGGCGGTGTGGCTGGGGCTGGCGGCCAGTTCGTCCGCTCCCTGGCTGGATTACGCCATTGTCGACCCGGTGCTGGTGCCGCCGGCCCATCGCGGCCATTTCTCCGAGAAGCTGATCCTGCTTCCCGACACCTACCAGGCCAATCTGGCCTGGACGCCGCCCGCCGGGCCGCCACCGGACCGCCCGGCGCTGGGTCTGCCCGAGGACCGGCTGGTCCTGTGCTCGTTCAACGGCCATCGCAAGCTGGATCGCGCCAGCTTCTCCCTGTGGCTGGAGATATTGGCCGAGCTGCCCGATGCCGTCTTGTGGCAATTGGCGCCGCCCCAGGCGGCCCGTACACGCCTGGAAGAGGCCGCGCGGCAGGCCGGCATCGATCCCGCCCGGCTGATCTGGGCACCCTCCCTGCCAAGGCCCGAGCATCTGGCCCGCCTGCCCGCCGCCGATCTGTTCGTCGACGCCCTGGTCTGCGGCGCCCACACCACCGCCGCCGATTCGCTGCGCATGGGCGTGCCGCTGGTGACCGCCGCCGGAAGCCGCCTGGGCTCGCGCGTCGCCGCCTCGCTGCTGCATGCGCTGGGATTGCCGGAACTGGCGGTGGAGGATGCCACCGCCCTCAAGACGCTGGCGGTCGGCCTGGGCCGCGACCGGGCGCGTCTGGCGGCCTTGCGTGCCCGTCTGCTGGAGTTGCTGCCCACCTCGCCGGCCTTCGACCCCACCGGTTTCGCCCGCCATCTCGAAGCAGGCTACGAGGCGGCCTGGGCATGTCACGCGGTCGGGAGAAAACCTGAAGACATCAGGTTATTCAAATAA
- the putA gene encoding bifunctional proline dehydrogenase/L-glutamate gamma-semialdehyde dehydrogenase PutA yields the protein MILDQPLPAPDAERQAIHLAARRGEAELVSGLAAAIPLEDEARRRVVNHAVRLVDGARRNRRSMGLDGFLNEYKLSTREGVVLMCLAEALLRIPDDHTADLLIKDKIGSADWDGHRGHSPSLFVNASTWALMLGDRLLHLEEDGKVVLGKMAGRMGEAVVRQALRRAMGLMGRQFVMGRTIAEALDHADPWEAKGYRHSFDMLGEAARSDATARDYVRAYADAIDALGRHAKGAGPIAGPGISVKLSALHPRFEMAQRRRVMGELVPRLLDLCHRARDAGIGLTVDAEEADRLEISLDVIEAALADAGLDGWTGFGIAVQAYQKRARPVIAWAGALAERRKRRLMIRLVKGAYWDGEVKRAQERGLNGFPVFTTKEATDVSYLACAADLLARPDLFYPQFATHNAHTAAAIIEMTGGRGDWEFQRLHGMGEALYAQLVPEMACRTYAPVGSHQDLLPYLVRRLLENGANSSFVSRLADDEIPAHVVAADPLAVLGRIAPQPVVDPAALFGPLRRNSGGLDLSSPAVLAELDLALAAASVPERAVPIIGGEERGSGAAVPVLDPADHRREVGEVVEAGPAEVGQALAAARAAFPAWDDRGGEERAAILDRAADRLEAERARFMALAIREAGKTIPDALGEVREAVDFLRFYAAEARSRFGAPLRLPGPVGERNELMLGGRGVFACISPWNFPLAIFMGQVAAALAAGNTVVAKPAPQTPLMAAAAVRLLHAAGVPPQALHLLPGGPAVGETLAASPLVDGIAFTGSTATARHINRLRAAMDGPLVPLIAETGGLNAMIVDSSALPEQVVADCLESAFRSAGQRCSALRIAFIQREAWTRIEPLLAGAMAELSLGDPALLATDVGPVIDEGARQRLLAHGGRLRHAGRAVAQAPCPAECRNGTFFAPMAHQLENLDLLQAEVFGPILHVIPWEAGHLGKVLDSVAATAYGLTLGIHSRIDATIAQVVARARIGNIYVNRTMIGAVVGSQPFGGLGLSGTGAKAGGPNTLIRYGVERCLSVNTAAAGGDAALMAGPQRDGAPPR from the coding sequence ATGATCCTCGATCAGCCCCTTCCCGCCCCCGACGCCGAGCGCCAAGCCATCCATCTGGCCGCCAGACGGGGAGAGGCCGAGCTGGTATCGGGGCTGGCCGCCGCCATTCCCCTGGAGGACGAGGCCCGCCGCCGGGTCGTCAACCATGCCGTCAGGCTGGTTGACGGAGCCCGCCGGAACCGCCGTTCCATGGGCCTCGACGGTTTTCTCAACGAGTACAAGCTGTCCACCCGCGAAGGCGTGGTGCTGATGTGCCTGGCCGAAGCGCTGCTGCGCATTCCCGACGACCACACCGCCGATCTGCTGATCAAGGACAAGATCGGCTCGGCCGATTGGGACGGGCATCGCGGCCATTCGCCGTCGCTGTTCGTCAACGCCTCCACCTGGGCGCTGATGCTGGGCGACCGGCTTTTGCACCTGGAGGAGGACGGCAAGGTCGTCCTGGGCAAGATGGCCGGACGCATGGGCGAGGCCGTGGTGCGTCAGGCGCTGCGCCGGGCCATGGGGCTGATGGGCCGCCAGTTCGTCATGGGCCGCACCATCGCCGAGGCCCTGGACCATGCCGACCCGTGGGAAGCCAAGGGCTATCGGCATTCCTTCGACATGCTGGGCGAGGCGGCCCGCAGCGACGCGACGGCGCGCGACTACGTTCGCGCCTATGCCGATGCCATCGACGCCCTGGGCCGCCATGCCAAGGGGGCCGGCCCCATCGCCGGGCCGGGCATCTCGGTCAAGCTGTCGGCGCTGCACCCCCGTTTCGAGATGGCCCAGCGCCGCCGGGTCATGGGCGAACTGGTCCCTCGCCTCCTCGATCTCTGCCACAGGGCGCGCGACGCCGGCATCGGCCTGACCGTCGACGCGGAAGAGGCCGACCGCCTGGAAATCTCCCTGGACGTCATCGAGGCGGCCTTGGCCGATGCCGGGCTGGACGGCTGGACCGGCTTCGGCATTGCGGTCCAGGCCTATCAGAAGCGGGCCCGTCCGGTGATCGCCTGGGCCGGCGCCTTGGCCGAACGCCGGAAGCGGCGGCTGATGATCCGCCTGGTCAAGGGCGCCTATTGGGACGGCGAGGTCAAGCGCGCCCAGGAACGCGGTCTGAACGGCTTTCCCGTGTTCACCACCAAGGAGGCCACCGACGTCTCCTATCTGGCCTGCGCCGCCGATCTGCTGGCGCGCCCCGACCTGTTCTACCCCCAGTTCGCCACCCACAACGCCCATACCGCCGCCGCCATCATCGAGATGACCGGCGGGCGCGGCGACTGGGAGTTCCAGCGCCTGCACGGCATGGGCGAGGCCCTTTACGCCCAGTTGGTGCCCGAGATGGCCTGCCGCACCTACGCGCCGGTGGGCTCGCACCAGGACCTGCTGCCCTATCTGGTGCGCCGCCTGCTGGAGAACGGCGCCAATTCCTCCTTCGTCAGCCGGCTGGCCGACGACGAGATTCCGGCCCATGTGGTGGCCGCCGACCCCTTGGCGGTGCTGGGACGCATCGCGCCGCAGCCGGTGGTGGACCCCGCCGCCCTGTTCGGCCCGCTGCGGCGCAATTCCGGCGGCCTCGACCTGTCGTCGCCGGCGGTTCTCGCCGAGTTGGATCTGGCCCTGGCCGCCGCCTCGGTCCCCGAGCGGGCGGTACCGATCATCGGCGGCGAGGAGAGGGGTTCCGGCGCCGCCGTTCCGGTTCTCGACCCCGCCGACCACCGCCGCGAGGTCGGCGAAGTGGTGGAAGCCGGCCCCGCCGAGGTTGGACAGGCCCTGGCCGCCGCCCGTGCCGCCTTCCCCGCCTGGGATGATCGGGGCGGCGAAGAACGGGCCGCCATCCTGGACCGGGCCGCCGACCGACTGGAGGCCGAGCGGGCCCGTTTCATGGCCCTGGCCATCCGCGAGGCGGGCAAGACCATTCCCGACGCCCTGGGCGAAGTGCGTGAAGCGGTGGATTTCCTGCGTTTCTATGCCGCCGAGGCCCGGTCACGCTTTGGCGCGCCGCTGCGCCTGCCCGGCCCGGTGGGAGAACGCAACGAACTGATGCTGGGCGGGCGCGGTGTGTTCGCCTGCATTTCGCCCTGGAACTTTCCCCTGGCCATCTTCATGGGTCAGGTGGCCGCCGCCCTGGCCGCCGGCAATACCGTGGTGGCCAAGCCGGCACCCCAGACCCCGCTGATGGCGGCGGCGGCGGTGCGGCTGCTCCATGCCGCCGGCGTGCCGCCCCAGGCGCTGCACCTGCTGCCCGGCGGTCCGGCGGTCGGCGAGACCCTGGCCGCCAGCCCTCTGGTGGACGGCATCGCCTTTACCGGCTCCACCGCCACGGCGCGGCACATCAATCGCCTGCGGGCCGCCATGGACGGTCCCCTGGTCCCGCTGATCGCCGAGACCGGCGGTCTCAACGCCATGATCGTCGATTCCTCGGCCCTGCCCGAGCAGGTGGTGGCCGATTGCCTGGAAAGCGCCTTCCGCTCGGCGGGACAGCGCTGCTCGGCGCTGCGCATCGCCTTCATCCAGCGCGAGGCCTGGACCCGTATCGAGCCGCTGCTGGCCGGAGCCATGGCCGAGCTGTCCCTGGGCGACCCCGCCTTGCTCGCCACCGACGTGGGGCCGGTGATCGACGAGGGCGCCCGCCAGCGGCTGCTGGCCCATGGCGGACGTCTGCGCCATGCCGGGCGGGCCGTCGCCCAGGCCCCCTGCCCAGCCGAGTGCCGCAACGGCACCTTCTTCGCCCCCATGGCCCACCAGTTGGAGAACCTGGACCTGCTGCAGGCCGAGGTGTTCGGCCCCATCCTGCACGTCATCCCGTGGGAGGCCGGGCACCTGGGCAAGGTTCTCGATTCCGTGGCGGCCACCGCCTATGGCCTGACGCTGGGCATCCATTCGCGCATCGACGCCACCATCGCCCAGGTGGTGGCCCGCGCCCGCATCGGCAATATCTACGTCAACCGCACCATGATCGGCGCCGTGGTGGGCTCGCAGCCCTTCGGCGGGTTGGGCCTGTCGGGCACCGGCGCCAAGGCCGGCGGCCCCAACACCCTGATCCGCTACGGGGTGGAACGCTGTCTGTCGGTCAATACCGCCGCCGCCGGTGGCGACGCGGCATTGATGGCCGGGCCGCAGCGGGATGGAGCCCCTCCACGATGA
- a CDS encoding class I SAM-dependent methyltransferase gives MTAKIKIGNYGYTCQPRWGFGRPTHPRLTEIVGRQRAEYARRIEHLLGLADHFAAIPLEAPDEAPGPRWMNPWFSAMDAIVLTGMLVRHDPRLLIEIGSGNSTKFARHAITTHKLRTRIVSIDPQPRAEVDALCDEVIRAPAEFVDPSVFSRLKPGDILFIDSSHRSLENSDVTALFLEVLPELPPGVIVHVHDVYLPYDYPPAAEGLMYNEQYLLAALLLGEAKWLEPAFPNYAVVQDPQLSPRLAPLWRAIGTNAFPAPSTSFWLNIKKHR, from the coding sequence GTGACCGCCAAGATCAAGATCGGCAATTACGGCTACACCTGTCAGCCGCGCTGGGGCTTTGGCCGGCCCACCCATCCGCGCCTGACCGAGATCGTCGGCCGCCAGCGGGCCGAATACGCCCGCCGTATCGAGCATCTGCTGGGATTGGCCGACCATTTCGCCGCCATCCCGCTGGAAGCGCCCGACGAGGCGCCCGGTCCCCGCTGGATGAACCCTTGGTTCAGCGCCATGGATGCCATCGTGCTGACCGGCATGCTGGTGCGCCACGATCCCCGGCTGCTGATCGAGATCGGCTCGGGCAATTCCACCAAGTTCGCCCGCCACGCCATCACCACCCACAAGCTGCGGACCAGGATCGTCTCCATCGATCCCCAGCCGCGCGCCGAGGTGGACGCCCTGTGCGACGAGGTGATCCGCGCTCCCGCCGAGTTCGTCGATCCGTCGGTGTTTTCACGCCTCAAGCCGGGCGACATCCTGTTCATCGACTCGTCGCACCGCAGTCTCGAGAATTCCGATGTCACCGCCCTGTTTCTCGAGGTGCTGCCGGAATTGCCGCCGGGGGTGATCGTCCACGTCCACGACGTCTACCTGCCCTACGACTACCCGCCGGCCGCCGAAGGGCTGATGTACAACGAGCAATACCTGCTGGCCGCCCTGCTGCTGGGCGAGGCCAAGTGGCTGGAGCCGGCCTTTCCCAATTACGCCGTGGTGCAGGACCCGCAATTGTCGCCGCGCCTCGCCCCGCTGTGGCGGGCCATCGGCACCAATGCCTTCCCGGCGCCCAGCACGTCGTTCTGGCTGAACATCAAGAAGCATAGATAA
- a CDS encoding phytoene/squalene synthase family protein, with protein sequence MSAPPAPSPGLSHAARLVSEFDRDRFVTALFAPPERREALMLLYAFNVEISRVQESVREPMAGMIRLQWWRDSLVAGAEGGACDNHPVARPLGELIRGRNLPLEPFDDLISARQDDLEGIAPADLAEAERYAERSSAALTALALTVLGAETADVRRAGHHVGTAWGLLGGLRAVGHHLSIGKLTLPEDLLRSAGTTGEAVRHGQASTESLTAVARLVGERARHHLAEARRMRPGRGGLAALLPAILADGYLQVLEKAGWNPFDSRVSRPRPRPIRLILAHLSGRF encoded by the coding sequence ATGTCCGCCCCGCCTGCGCCCTCTCCCGGTCTGTCCCACGCCGCCCGGCTGGTGTCCGAGTTCGATCGCGACCGCTTCGTCACCGCCCTGTTCGCGCCGCCGGAACGGCGCGAGGCGTTGATGCTGCTCTATGCCTTCAATGTGGAGATATCCAGGGTGCAGGAAAGCGTGCGCGAGCCCATGGCCGGGATGATCCGTCTGCAATGGTGGCGGGATTCCCTGGTCGCCGGGGCGGAGGGCGGGGCCTGCGACAACCATCCGGTGGCCCGGCCGCTGGGCGAGTTGATCCGTGGCCGCAACCTGCCGCTGGAGCCGTTCGACGATCTCATCTCGGCCCGTCAGGACGATCTGGAAGGTATTGCCCCCGCCGATCTGGCCGAGGCCGAGCGTTACGCCGAACGCAGTTCCGCCGCGCTCACCGCCCTGGCTCTGACGGTGCTGGGCGCCGAAACCGCGGATGTCCGCCGGGCCGGCCACCACGTGGGAACCGCCTGGGGACTGCTCGGCGGCTTGCGTGCCGTGGGCCACCACCTGTCAATAGGCAAGTTGACGCTGCCCGAGGACCTGCTGCGCTCTGCCGGCACCACCGGCGAGGCGGTGAGGCACGGGCAGGCGTCAACCGAGTCGTTGACGGCCGTCGCCCGATTAGTGGGCGAACGGGCCCGTCATCATCTGGCCGAAGCCCGGCGTATGCGGCCCGGACGCGGCGGGCTGGCGGCGCTGCTGCCGGCCATCCTGGCCGATGGTTATCTGCAAGTGCTTGAAAAGGCTGGCTGGAATCCCTTCGACAGCCGGGTGTCCCGGCCTCGGCCCCGGCCGATCCGCCTTATCCTGGCTCATCTCAGCGGGCGATTTTAG
- a CDS encoding tetratricopeptide repeat protein: MSRRAGKGGLDDRTVAMVDEAHRCDLAGRHAEAAALYGRLIERIPDSWVLHNNLGSAQRALGNLSEAISSCRRATALGGEAEAYSNLGLALAEAGHLDEARAAHLHALGRKPDSAGVQCNAGAFHWIEGNPEQAESCFREAVRLAPAMAEAHLKLGATLCRANRHEEAVTVLRHAIALAPGLAEAHSFLGMALLGMGELAAGFAEYEWRRAHTPIPRMPDPAREWRGGMLEGRTVLLYCEQGLGDILQFCRYATVAAAVGGRVILLAPKELRRLLLTVPGVAEVVDDPAVLPPHDCHLPLISMAHLVGTRLDTIPPHIPYLRADPAAVEAWKARLSQLPGLKVGLVWSGAPRADDREAALMDRRRSLPLARFEALGRIPGISLISLQKGPAAAEAHKPPSGMILTDYMAEIGDFAETAALVGALDLVVSVDTSVAHLAGALGKPVWVLSRFDACWRWLRNRPDSPWYPSLRVFGQPAPGDWELALDDVTSQLTAWAAKQQNAVVK, from the coding sequence ATGAGCCGAAGGGCAGGCAAGGGGGGGCTCGATGACCGGACCGTGGCCATGGTGGACGAGGCCCATCGGTGCGACCTCGCTGGCCGGCACGCCGAAGCGGCCGCGCTGTATGGCCGCCTGATCGAGCGAATTCCGGATTCGTGGGTCCTCCACAACAACCTGGGATCGGCCCAGCGGGCCCTCGGGAACCTCTCCGAGGCCATCTCTTCCTGCCGCCGCGCCACGGCCCTGGGCGGCGAGGCCGAGGCCTATTCCAACCTGGGCCTTGCCCTGGCCGAGGCGGGACACCTGGACGAGGCGCGGGCCGCCCATCTTCATGCCCTGGGCCGGAAGCCGGACTCGGCGGGTGTTCAGTGCAATGCCGGGGCGTTCCACTGGATCGAAGGTAATCCGGAGCAAGCCGAATCATGCTTCCGCGAGGCCGTCCGTCTGGCTCCCGCCATGGCCGAAGCCCACCTGAAGCTGGGAGCCACCCTGTGTCGGGCCAATCGCCACGAAGAGGCGGTCACCGTCCTGCGCCACGCCATCGCCCTGGCCCCCGGTCTGGCCGAAGCCCACTCGTTTCTGGGCATGGCGCTGCTCGGCATGGGGGAACTGGCCGCCGGCTTCGCCGAATACGAATGGCGCCGCGCCCATACCCCCATCCCCCGCATGCCCGACCCCGCCAGGGAATGGCGCGGCGGCATGCTGGAGGGGCGAACCGTCCTCCTCTACTGCGAGCAGGGGCTGGGCGATATCCTCCAATTCTGCCGCTATGCCACGGTGGCGGCGGCGGTGGGCGGACGGGTCATCCTCCTGGCGCCCAAGGAGCTCAGGCGGCTCCTGCTTACCGTGCCGGGCGTCGCCGAGGTTGTTGACGATCCCGCCGTCCTGCCGCCCCACGATTGCCACCTGCCGCTGATCAGCATGGCCCATCTGGTGGGAACCCGGCTCGACACCATCCCGCCCCACATTCCCTATCTGCGCGCCGACCCGGCGGCGGTGGAGGCGTGGAAAGCCCGCCTGAGCCAACTGCCGGGGCTGAAGGTCGGACTGGTGTGGTCAGGGGCGCCCCGCGCCGATGACCGGGAGGCGGCGCTCATGGACCGGCGTCGCTCGCTGCCGCTGGCCCGTTTCGAGGCGCTGGGCCGTATCCCGGGAATCAGCCTGATCAGCCTGCAAAAAGGCCCCGCCGCCGCCGAGGCACACAAACCACCATCCGGCATGATTCTGACCGATTACATGGCGGAAATCGGAGATTTCGCCGAAACCGCCGCCCTGGTCGGAGCACTGGATCTGGTGGTTTCCGTCGATACCTCGGTCGCCCATCTGGCCGGGGCCTTGGGAAAGCCGGTCTGGGTGTTGTCGCGCTTCGACGCCTGCTGGCGCTGGCTGCGCAACCGTCCGGATTCGCCCTGGTACCCGTCCCTGCGGGTCTTCGGTCAGCCTGCTCCCGGCGATTGGGAGCTGGCACTCGATGATGTCACCAGCCAGCTGACGGCCTGGGCGGCTAAACAGCAAAATGCGGTAGTCAAGTAA
- the hpnC gene encoding squalene synthase HpnC, with protein MSRAAAVPLAAASKTASQENFPVASLLLPKHKRATIMAYYHFARHADDIGDSPSLSPEEKVAGLDALDRALRGEESGPALVLAEEYRRAVDGNEAMIEHASQLLHAFRRDSVRDYCEDWADLMAYCRHSAAPVGRFLLDLHGESHDTFPPSDALCAALQVLNHLQDCGKDYHELKRVYIPRDWLAAQGLTVQVLEGNRSPAALRQVLDQMLDATDGLIELARPLTGRVKDLRMRLQCAVTVRVAEQLSAKLRRGDPLAERVKLGKLDYAGVFLVGLWRGLTA; from the coding sequence TTGTCCCGCGCCGCCGCCGTTCCCCTCGCCGCCGCCAGCAAGACCGCCAGCCAGGAAAACTTCCCGGTGGCCTCCCTGCTGCTGCCCAAGCACAAGCGCGCCACCATCATGGCCTATTACCATTTCGCCCGGCATGCCGACGACATCGGCGATTCGCCCAGCCTCTCGCCCGAGGAGAAGGTGGCCGGGCTCGACGCCCTGGACCGCGCCCTGCGCGGCGAGGAAAGCGGCCCGGCCCTGGTGCTGGCCGAGGAGTACCGCCGGGCGGTCGACGGCAACGAGGCGATGATCGAGCATGCCTCCCAATTGCTGCACGCCTTCCGCCGCGATTCGGTGCGCGATTACTGCGAGGACTGGGCCGATCTGATGGCCTATTGCCGTCATTCCGCCGCCCCGGTCGGGCGCTTCCTGCTGGACCTGCACGGCGAGTCCCACGACACCTTTCCGCCCTCCGATGCCCTGTGCGCGGCGCTGCAGGTGCTCAACCATCTGCAGGATTGCGGCAAGGACTATCACGAACTGAAGCGGGTCTACATTCCCCGCGACTGGCTGGCCGCCCAGGGACTGACCGTGCAGGTGCTGGAGGGCAACCGCAGCCCGGCCGCCCTGCGTCAGGTCCTCGACCAGATGCTGGACGCCACCGACGGGCTGATCGAATTGGCCCGGCCGCTGACCGGCCGCGTCAAGGATCTCCGCATGCGGTTGCAATGCGCCGTCACCGTACGGGTGGCGGAACAGCTTTCGGCCAAGCTGCGCCGGGGCGATCCCCTGGCCGAGCGGGTCAAGCTCGGCAAGCTCGACTATGCCGGGGTATTCCTGGTCGGCCTCTGGCGTGGGTTGACGGCGTGA
- a CDS encoding DUF2892 domain-containing protein, with protein sequence MGGKDRLIRVAVGLVMIGLAMVNLIGPWGWIGIVPLVSAGLGWCPVYMLIGLSTRTPSPS encoded by the coding sequence ATGGGAGGAAAGGACCGCCTGATCCGTGTGGCGGTCGGGCTGGTGATGATCGGGCTGGCCATGGTCAACCTGATCGGTCCCTGGGGCTGGATCGGCATCGTGCCGCTGGTCTCGGCCGGGCTGGGCTGGTGCCCCGTCTACATGCTGATCGGCCTGTCGACCCGTACCCCGTCGCCGTCATGA
- a CDS encoding ACT domain-containing protein gives MSTVLVSVFCSDRTGLVAAITGRLFDLGADLGDTSFAMLGSGAEFTSVCELPASVSAAEVEADLSGLPLLAGARISVRSFEMDAAHGPAGTITHRVVVSGGDRPGLVARLSEVFGEFQANIVRMDAQRLPDQGIYVTRFSVAIPARADACLTTIANTAGEMNLACAIEAV, from the coding sequence ATGTCCACCGTGCTCGTTTCCGTATTCTGCTCAGACCGCACCGGGCTGGTGGCGGCCATCACCGGGCGGCTTTTCGACCTGGGCGCCGATCTCGGCGACACCAGCTTCGCCATGCTGGGCAGCGGTGCCGAGTTCACCTCGGTCTGCGAGTTGCCGGCCTCGGTCTCGGCCGCGGAGGTCGAGGCCGACCTTTCCGGCCTGCCCCTGCTGGCCGGAGCGCGCATCTCGGTCCGCTCCTTCGAGATGGATGCCGCCCACGGCCCGGCCGGAACCATCACCCACCGGGTGGTGGTGTCGGGCGGCGACCGTCCCGGGCTGGTGGCCCGCCTGTCCGAGGTGTTCGGCGAGTTCCAGGCCAATATCGTGCGCATGGACGCCCAACGCCTGCCCGACCAGGGCATCTACGTCACCCGCTTCTCGGTGGCCATTCCGGCCCGCGCCGACGCCTGCCTGACCACCATCGCCAATACCGCCGGTGAAATGAATCTGGCCTGCGCCATCGAGGCGGTGTGA
- a CDS encoding cytochrome c — protein sequence MRFWGLALVVLAVTGVAAWVWWPRGYGINPQDARQVAMGYDLYNVHCSSCHGHDLRGEPDWQTRKPSGELPAPPHDASGHTWHHPEEQLFAIIKHGMARFAPPGYKTAMPSFVGTLSDSEIKAVLSYIESTWPAEIRERRAAMLKH from the coding sequence ATGCGCTTTTGGGGTCTGGCCCTGGTGGTGTTGGCGGTGACCGGCGTGGCGGCCTGGGTCTGGTGGCCGCGCGGCTACGGCATCAATCCGCAGGACGCCCGGCAGGTGGCCATGGGCTACGACCTGTACAACGTGCATTGCTCCTCTTGCCACGGCCACGACCTGCGGGGCGAGCCCGACTGGCAGACCCGCAAGCCCAGCGGCGAATTGCCGGCCCCGCCGCATGACGCGTCGGGCCACACATGGCACCACCCCGAGGAACAATTGTTCGCCATCATCAAGCATGGGATGGCCCGTTTCGCTCCGCCGGGTTACAAGACGGCCATGCCCTCCTTTGTCGGAACCCTGAGCGATTCCGAGATCAAGGCGGTGCTGTCCTACATCGAATCCACATGGCCGGCCGAGATTCGCGAACGCCGCGCCGCCATGTTGAAGCACTGA